The following are encoded together in the Juglans microcarpa x Juglans regia isolate MS1-56 chromosome 2D, Jm3101_v1.0, whole genome shotgun sequence genome:
- the LOC121248333 gene encoding BAG family molecular chaperone regulator 1-like, which translates to MMRMQTKTTGVEPMKGGGGGAEPGGTSEWELRPGGMLVQKRDPDSDRNTVPAPTIRVKVKYGSTYHEVYISSQATFGELKKMLSGPTGLHHEDQKLIYKDKERDSKAFLDTAGVKDRSKIVLVEDPISQERRYLELRRNAKMEKASKSISEISLEVDRLAGQVSALESIINKGAKVAETDVLTLIELLMNQLLKLDGIVADGDAKLQRKMQVRRVQKYVETLDMLKIKNTTPTTSNGGQNPMQHPPQRQSNGQRRAPNHERQRHSNGQRLAPIQEQQTRRSFGHLSINQQPQQEEEQPQQQSRHSTSGVVVTTKWETFDSTPALIPLPSTSTSTSATQNSDKPKFSWELFE; encoded by the exons ATGATGAGAATGCAGACTAAGACCACGGGGGTGGAACCAATGAAAGGTGGAGGCGGTGGTGCTGAGCCAGGAGGAACTTCCGAGTGGGAGCTGAGGCCCGGAGGAATGTTAGTTCAGAAGCGAGACCCGGATTCCGATCGCAACACGGTTCCGGCACCGACAATTAGAGTTAAGGTCAAGTACGGGTCAACCTACCACGAAGTCTATATCAGTTCTCAAGCTACATTTG GGgagttgaagaaaatgttgtcGGGGCCGACGGGGTTACACCATGAAGATCAAAAGCTGATTTACAAGGATAAAGAGAGGGATTCAAAGGCGTTCCTCGACACTGCTGGGGTGAAGGACCGATCAAAGATCGTGCTAGTTGAGGACCCTATTAGTCAAGAAAGGCGATACCTTGAGTTGAGACGAAATGCAAAAATGGAGAAGGCATCGAAATCTATCTCAGAAATCAGCCTGGAGGTTGATAGGCTTGCTGGCCAG GTGTCGGCTCTGGAATCCATAATCAATAAAGGTGCGAAAGTTGCGGAAACAGATGTGCTTACTCTGATTGAGCTATTGATGAATCAGTTGCTTAAATTAGATGGAATCGTGGCCGATGGAGATGCGAAATTGCAAAGGAAAATGCAG GTGAGAAGAGTGCAGAAGTATGTTGAAACTCTAGACATGTTGAAGATAAAAAACACGACGCCGACAACCAGCAATGGGGGTCAAAATCCAATGCAACATCCTCCTCAGAGGCAATCAAATGGGCAAAGACGTGCCCCGAACCATGAGCGGCAGAGGCATTCCAATGGGCAGAGACTGGCACCAATTCAAGAGCAGCAAACGAGGCGTTCGTTTGGGCATTTGTCGATCAATCAGCAACCACAACAAGAGGAGGAGCAGCCGCAGCAGCAATCAAGGCATTCGACATCAGGGGTAGTTGTTACGACCAAATGGGAGACATTCGATTCCACCCCTGCATTAATTCCACTCCCTTCCACATCCACATCCACCTCAGCCACTCAAAACTCAGACAAACCAAAGTTCAGCTGGGAATTGTTCGAGTAA
- the LOC121248252 gene encoding LOW QUALITY PROTEIN: probable transcriptional regulator SLK2 (The sequence of the model RefSeq protein was modified relative to this genomic sequence to represent the inferred CDS: inserted 1 base in 1 codon), giving the protein MAPSRVAGGLTQSSSSSGIFFQGDGQSQVVVNSHLSSSFGNSSNSIPGPGRSNLGPVSGDMSNAAMNSVANSGPSVGASSLVTDANSALSGGPHLQRSASINTESYLRLPASPLSFSSNNISISGSSVMDGSSVVQQNSHQDRNAQHVQQPQGASSATSLPASQTGQASLSMGARVGAFIQDPNNLSQVQKKPRLDIKQEDILQQQVLQQLLQRQDPMQFQGRNPQFQALYQQQRLRQQQQQQILQSMPQLQRXQLQQQQQQQQQQQQQMQLRHHLQQQAMPPISGMKRPYDSGVCARRLMQYLYHQRQRPHSQENSIMYWRKFVAEYYSPRAKKRWCLSLYDNVGHHALGVFPQAAMDSWQCDICGSKSGRGFEATFEVLPRLNEIKFGSGVIDELLFLDLPRECIFPSGIMMLEYGKAVQESVYEQLRVVREGQLRIIFTHDLKILSWEFCAQRHEELLPRRLVAPQVNQLLQVAQKCQSTIAESGSDGVSQQDLQTNSNMVLTAGRQLAKSLELQSLNDLGFSKRYVRCLQISEVVNSMKELIDFSRENKVGPIEGLKNYPRHASIAKLQMQKMQEMEQLANVQGLPTDRNTLNKLMALHPGLNNQINNSHNMVSRGALSGSAQAALALTSYQNLLMRQNSMNSNPNSLQQEASSSLNNSNQSPSSNLQGAAALIPGSIQSLPSSGFSSPRTQPRQPQKLQQRSLSANNMLQQNHPQTSQGNQVLQQQMIQHLLQMSNNSGVQQQSLAGSNANGSVARNGLGFGGNPTALAMANASGSNGPAPIRSNSFKAASNSDSAAGGNNGFNQRSPDLPQNLHLQDDMVIPDIAHDFTENGFLNGDFDDSMSYGWKG; this is encoded by the exons ATGGCACCTTCTCGAGTGGCTGGAGGATTAACCCAATCTTCCTCAAGTTCTGGAATATTCTTCCAGGGAGATGGGCAATCCCAGGTTGTAGTTAATTCTCACTTGAGCTCATCTTTTGGGAACTCTTCTAATTCAATTCCTGGACCTGGGCGTTCAAATTTGGGTCCTGTTTCGGGGGATATGAGCAATGCTGCGATGAACAGTGTGGCAAACTCTGGACCAAGTGTCGGGGCAAGTTCGTTGGTGACAGATGCAAACTCTGCACTTTCAGGAGGTCCCCATTTGCAAAGAAGTGCAAGCATCAATACAGAGTCTTACTTGCGTCTGCCAGCTTCGCCTTTGTCATTCTCGTCCAATAACATTAGTATTTCGGGCTCATCAGTTATGGACGGGTCTTCTGTAGTGCAGCAAAATTCCCATCAAGACCGGAATGCGCAACATGTGCAGCAGCCGCAGGGAGCTTCAAGTGCTACATCGCTACCTGCATCCCAAACTGGCCAAGCTTCCCTTTCCATGGGTGCACGagttggagctttcattcaggaTCCAAATAATTTATCCCAGGTGCAGAAGAAACCCCGGTTGGATATCAAGCAAGAAGATATCTTGCAGCAGCAGGTGTTACAACAGTTACTGCAGAGACAAGACCCTATGCAATTCCAAGGCCGCAATCCACAGTTTCAAGCATTGTATCAGCAGCAGAGATTACgacagcagcaacaacaacaaattctgCAGTCTATGCCACAGTTACAGA GCCAGTTgcagcaacagcaacagcagcagcagcagcagcagcagcagatgCAGTTGAGGCATCATCTGCAACAACAGGCAATGCCGCCAATATCAGGCATGAAGCGTCCCTATGATAGTGGTGTTTGTGCTCGCCGGCTGATGCAATACCTCTATCATCAGCGGCAACGGCCACA TTCACAGGAAAATAGTATTATGTACTGGAGGAAGTTTGTGGCAGAGTATTACTCTCCTCGCGCGAAGAAAAGATGGTGCTTGTCATTATATGATAACGTGGGGCATCATGCACTTGGTGTTTTCCCCCAGGCGGCCATG GATTCGTGGCAGTGTGATATTTGCGGTTCCAAATCTGGAAGGGGTTTTG AGGCAACATTTGAAGTACTTCCTAGACTTAATGAGATCAAGTTTGGTAGTGGGGTCATTGATGAGCTTCTGTTTTTGGACTTGCCACGGGAATGTATATTTCCTTCTGGAATAATGATGTTAGAATATGGAAAAGCAGTCCAAGAGAGTGTTTATGAGCAACTTCGTGTTGTTCGTGAGGGTCAGCTTCGTATCATTTTCACCCATGATCTGAAG ATATTATCTTGGGAATTTTGTGCACAGCGGCACGAAGAACTTCTTCCTCGTAGGTTGGTTGCACCGCAG GTGAATCAGTTGCTTCAGGTTGCTCAGAAATGCCAGAGTACGATTGCTGAAAGTGGATCTGATGGGGTTTCTCAGCAGGATCTACAAACAAACAGTAATAT GGTACTGACAGCAGGGCGCCAGCTTGCAAAGAGTTTGGAGTTACAGTCATTGAATGACTTGGGCTTTTCAAAAAGATATGTGAGGTGTTTGCAG ATCTCTGAAGTTGTCAATAGCATGAAAGAACTGATAGATTTCAGCCGGGAGAATAAAGTCGGGCCAATTG AGGGCTTGAAAAATTATCCTCGACATGCCTCTATAGCCAAGCTCCAGATGCAAAAGATGCAGGAGATGGAGCAACTAGCAAACGTGCAGGGTCTCCCAACTGACCGGAATACCCTCAATAAGCTAATGGCATTGCATCCTGGACTAAATAACCAAATAAACAACAGTCATAACATGGTCAGTCGAGGAGCTTTAAGCGGATCGGCACAAGCTGCTCTGGCTCTGACCAGTTACCAGAATCTGCTCATGAGGCAGAACTCTATGAATTCGAATCCTAACTCGCTTCAACAGGAGGCTTCATCTTCCTTAAATAATTCTAATCAGAGTCCGTCTTCAAATCTCCAAGGGGCAGCTGCTTTAATTCCTGGATCTATTCAGAGTTTACCTTCCAGTGGCTTCTCAAGTCCCCGTACACAGCCACGGCAACCACAGAAACTGCAGCAACGCTCACTGAGTGCTAATAACATGTTGCAACAAAATCATCCACAGACCTCCCAAGGCAACCAGGTCTTACAACAGCAGATGATCCAGCATCTGCTGCAGATGTCTAACAACAGTGGAGTGCAACAGCAATCCCTTGCTGGGTCAAATGCAAATGGAAGCGTGGCAAGGAATGGATTAGGATTTGGAGGCAACCCTACAGCTTTAGCCATGGCCAATGCGTCGGGAAGTAATGGGCCTGCTCCAATTCGGAGTAACAGTTTCAAAGCTGCTTCAAACAGTGACTCTGCAGCTGGTGGCAATAATGGATTCAACCAGAGATCTCCAGATCTACCACAGAATCTCCATCTGCAGGATGATATGGTAATACCGGATATAGCCCACGACTTCACAGAAAACGGGTTTTTAAATGGTGACTTTGATGATAGTATGAGTTATGGCTGGAAGGGGTGA